taaaatttaaattttaattttaataatataaaagtaaaataatttttaatattaataaaaatgttaactTTTTAACATTTTTCTTAATTGATATAAGGAGAAAAacaaatattgaaaattaattctgtataaaataaaaaaataaatgatagtgagacttttttaaaatttaatcagagacttataatttttaaataagtttataACATTACATATTTCAATAATCCTTGATCCTTCTACATTCAACTACAAATTTTCCTAACAAATTCTTTGCCaagtcaaaagtaaaaaattttcaaatggaCGGTTCGTTACTCTTGAGCGCTCGCACTATGCAATATGGATGTTTGAATCATCTGCAACGGCGCCGTTTCCTATAGGGTtattcgttcttcttcttccacgaCACCATCAACTGTTAGGGCTTTCTACCTTTTACTGCCTTtgattctctctttttttcgttCCTAAAAGCACCGTCTCTTCTATAATTCCGAATATGAGGAAGTGCAGCTTTTACGACACCCTTTCGCGACGAAACCCGACGATCCGGTTCGAGCCGGTTAGAAGAACCGGACCGGTTGAGGGTCGTTAGTCCGGTCCGAAGGACTGACTATGAAGACGGTCGATCAGACCACCGCCGCCGTTCAAATAACGTTGACTTTGCGCCGTACACTGACGGTGCGGTGTCGTCGAAGTTTCAGTGGGATAACCTCCTGGAAGCGAAGCAGCTCGAAAACGCAACGTCGTCGTCGAGCGGTTTCGTTTACCGGTTTTCGGGTTCAGGTCCCATGGGCCCCACTGGGCCCCCGAGAAGTTATGGCGGTTTCGTTTCGCAGCAGAGGGAAAATGGAGGGGTTCATCTTCCTCCCAGGCATTGCGAGCATCAACAAGTTGGGTATGGACTCTCCGTTTCACAGCCATATACGTCTGCATTAACTCCATCGCCACCACCATCACTGTTTGGTGGGCAATTAGGGTTGCTTAGAAGCGTAGGGATTGGAACAGATGGGGATTTTGAGCACGTGCATGTTCAAATTCCGAAACCAAACTCTGTTAAGGTTTCCAATAATAATACGCACTGTTCCATTATGAACAGGGTCTTGCAAAGGAGAGAGAGGAGTGATGGGGTTCCATGTTCTAATAATGGAGGGTTTATGTCTTCGCGGTTTCAGAGACCCAGCATTGTGGATTCCATTGTGGAGAAAATTGATGGCGCCCTAGGTAATATAGACTCCTTAAGAAAAGGAACACCTTGGAAGGAGGAGGTGAAGGATGCTGAACAACACTTTGTTGAGCCATTGTGTTGCAGCAAGCATGTGGTTCCCGAGTATGGCACAGAAGATGGACATAGAGACAGCGAAGAAGGTTGGAGCTTAAGAGCGTATGAGAAAAATGCTTATACTTATTCAGATTATCAAGGTAATTGCAAGGTTTTACCTGTGCTTGATCATGACCAATATGTATATAAGCATGGAGGTGTTTTAGATGATAAACTTATGAAAACAGAGGTAGAGATGTTTGATTTGGGGTATGGACATGGTGGTAAAACATTTGAGAATCAAATTTGGAATGCTTTCCCTGCTGCGTCACCTCATTGTCACAAGCGACCACAGAAATCTAGTTATTCGACAGAACCTGAGGAGAGGACcccaaggaagaaagaaattatCATTCAAAAAATCGTGACGAAGAGGTTGAGAGATACTAGTGGTAGGATGATTCACCTCCCAAGTTCCCTGGGTTCTTGTCACAGGAACGTCCATGCCCGCTTAGGCCGTCGAGTTCTTGCTGAAGAAGAACCTTGTGAAGCTGTCAAACGTATTAAAAAGAAGGAACTAAAGAGAAATTTGTGTGAACTTTCCAGAAGTGTCCCCGGCTCTGATCCTTCAGAATCAGAGGTTAAGGAAACATCCAAACATTCCAAGAGGTCAAAGAGTGAGCCACCTGAAGATTCTAAGGAGTTCAAGCAACTTGTGCAGAATGCGTTTTTTAAATTTGTCAGACTTCTGAATGAGAATCCATCACAGCGAAGAAAATACATAGACCGTGGGGGAGTTGATACTCTAAGGTGCACCTTATGCGGCAGGTCTGTGTTATCTTCTGCATAATGTGTCTCCAGAAGGGGgcatatttatgttttttttttcaatgctgATCAATAAGTATTTGATTACAGGTTTCAAGGTAGGAATTCTTTAAGCTTAGTTTTAGTATACATTAGAATTTGTATATTCACATATTTTAGAATCTAACTTAGGTGTGATGTATAGGAGCTTCCAAGTGAAGTAGGGAACTATATTCTTTCAGGGTTAATATATGAGACTAGAGATTAGGACTTCCACTGAAAAGTCAATATGGGGGAACCATTCATCTTGAAGCTCTCACTCCTACCTCTCCAATGACCAATAAGAATAGTTTCTTGATGAACATTTGCAATGTTTAATTAAGACAATACCTTCCCGTTTCATCCTTTTTGCCTTGTCCGATCCTCTGAAAATCCTCTAGGCCAAgcttttaaacttttatttttgggtGGCGAACAGGGGAAGTGCGTTTCTCATTAGTGTATTCCCTTGCAGTTTTTAGTGTGGAGAAGACACTAAAAAGAATCTGAATTTGATGTAGGAGTTAAGTTAAAAAATCATCACCTTCACCTTGAATGGTGGTCTACTTGGGTTTGAAAATAGATACAGTCATCATCGTGTTATCTAGGAATTAGAATGCCCTCCTACTCTTTGCATGAGATGATAAGAATAGGCAACTAGTGTCTCCATCCTCTTAAATTTTTGTGGGAGCTTCCGTGGTAAATATGGTTGATCATGTGAGATGTTTGATGTAAGTTATTGACATGCATTTAAAAATCACTGCATTGCTTTCTTTACTGCCTTATGAGTGTATAGCATTTAATGTGCCATCAAATGGGTTTGAATTggcttaattagttaataattaccTCTATGTGCTTATATCATTATACCAGCAAGTCGAAGGAGTTTGCCAACACACACAGCCTTGCAATGCATGCTTTCAACTCAACCAAGGCTCGGCATAGAGCTGAACATTTGGGTTTTCACAAGGCACTTTGTGTACTTTTAGGATGGCGCGATACACCAGCATCGGATGGATTGTGGGTCCGGCAGGCTCTGCCTGCTTCTGAagcatcaaatttgaaaaatgatttaatcaTATGGCCCCCAGTTGTTTTGATTCACAACAGTTCTGTTACAAATAGTAATCCTGATAAAAGGGTGATCATAAGTATTGAAGGGTTGGAGGCTATTCTTAATGGTGAGTTATGTAGTCTTTTATCCTCTTGTCTTGTGTATTGCCCTTATGCCAGACCCATTTCCAATCTTACCATGTATTTTGACTTGTGTAGCATTTTCTGATTTGTTGAGTTTTACTATTTGTTGTGTTGTTTCTTCTGTGtcaattttttctgattttgaagGTATGGGATTTGGTGGGGGAAAGACAAAAGTGTCCCGAGGGAAACCTGCAAATTACAGCATCTTGGTAGTGACCTTCAATGCCACATTTTCTGGATTGCAAGAAGCAGAAAGGCTTCACAAGTTTTATTCTGACAAGCGTCATGGTAGGGCGGAGTTCCAACAAATTGATGATGAGGGAACACAAGGTACACACAGCACAAACTTACATAAGGAGAATGTTTTGTATGGTTATCTAGGCAATGCTGAAGATCTCGATAAGCTTGACTTTGAAAGTAAAAAACACTCTGTCGTGAAGAGCAAGAAGGACATCcaagccattgttgatgatacTCTCAAAGCTTCGTGATCGAAAATTTGAGATCTTTCTTTAGGAGTTAGGAAGATGGTGGGCATTGTGCTGTCCGTTTCCAGTTTTGGATTTTGCACGGTCAACACTCAACAGCATTGGTTAACTAGTTTACTTTTCCAACTTTGTTTTAGAAGTTTTGGTATGCAAATTTATACTTTAGTTTCTCGTAGGATTTCAAGTTAGtctctagaaaactaaataTGCTTTAGTAATtcaaagatttttatttttataatttcatttcttgaaaattaacttaaatatatacattttaatttttgaaaaaaaaaatattttcaagaaGTGATTTTTTAAGGTGTATATGTTGAATCATTGAGTACTTGAAGTGTTAAAATGGAAGTCTTTTTGAAATTTAAGTGCCCTATTGCTCTTTAGTTCCCTTTTTTCCACCTTGCATTGGGTTTCTGATTCACTGTGATGACTAAGTTTATTTATGTAGAGACCATAGAAGTGTATAAGATTCATGAGTGTttcttatttatgattttaattcttGGATTGAATGTTATGATACTTTTTGCATGTTAATATATTTGtcaactataaaaaaattaaaattttaattttccatGTTACATCACTCTAATCCAATATTAATGTTTTACACTAACATTTACatcatattaaaattagttccgCCTATTTTACATGTCAACTTATCTTTAATTAATCTTTCTAGTAATACATTTAATTTAATAGTTTGATAATAGAATGACGAACATGACATGTACTTTtaaagtttatttattatttttgaaaatttttaatttaaaaaggcttatcattaatttttgtgAAAAAGAAAGTTCAACTTTTAAGAATAATTTCTCTAGAGACATTGTGCATTTGTGGCCCTATCTCACCACTCAAAACGGGCAAAGATACCTATAACTGATGAATTTTCAATAATGAAATCTTCAAGCTTATTCTGTTTTTGCAAAATTTAATAGTGCTTCCAACTTTCATGTAACTATGCaacatgaaatatttttaaaaggacGCTATAAATAAGCTCACATATCCAAGCtttctaataatttaattatctcaacattatgaataatttattttcattataaaaAATCCATATAATAATGGTTCTAACAATCAAAGACTAAAGCTTATGACAAGATGTTATACAAACCAAACATGGAGAAGCATAAATTGAACCTTCTGGTGATGATACACCAAAGCATTAAAACAGAAACATGCAGTTGAAGTCACCAATCTGATACATCAAATCAAACAAactaattattttcattcaggTCTAAATTTCCGTGGGTGATATGCAAACTAATAAGGTAGCAAGCATAAAAGCAAAGAAAATGGCACAAGTTGACGACAGTTTGAGGTTTGTGCCACAAAACAGCCACTTCTTCCATCCGAACTTGCCAAATCATTCTTTCTTTCCTATCCCATGCGACATGTTATAGATCCCTCGTCCCTGAAAAAAAGCGACGTACCTCAGAAAATGAGAGAAGACTTGCTGAACATGTTCAATCATGTAAGCTTTTCAGTAAAATAACCAACTTACGATCATGTACAATGAAGTTGCTGCCAAAGCAACTGGGATTGCAACAGATGTAATCTTATCATATGGTCCCTTCAAGTACGTATGTTTATGGATATTCTGGAAATACTTTTGCTTCTCAACAAGCTTCTCTCGTGGTCTGAAAGGTGGTTCCGACATCCTGCGTAACATAATGAACAACAATCTCAAATGCTTTTCCAAAAGAAGGGGGGGATTTGTGAAGAATAAAGGGCACTATCCAAAGAGAAATACTTGAAGCCAAATCAGGCATGAAACacaagcaaaaaataaaatacagatTAAAAGCCACAATACAGTGAATATAACTATTGAACTATCCACACAACCCACCAATAATTTCTATCAACTAAAGTGCCTACTTTCAACAATACATGGTTGTTTCAATTTAATTAACATAACTGCACCCCCAATCAAATTCTAGCATTTCAAACTTGTGATGGTTTCgtagtaaaataaatatcatCCCTCAAGTTAAATAGTAGGAACAGAACAAACCACCCCTAAACCAAACTGCATTCCgaatacaataatttttttccctAGTACCTTGTTAGGGCATTACATTGCATCAAATAATCCAACTAATCCtaacaaaaatatgcactaGCGTTTATGTTTCGACAACAATTTCAACAATATTCGATCCAATGTCACAACACCTAAtcaatttttccttttttgaattaaaaaaaaaaaggagaatcgCAGCTAGCGTAGCATGAGTGAAACCGTCAAACCGGGACTTGCAGAAAACACGGAGCGTACAAAGTAAAAAGGGACAAGAAATGAATAACTGTACTAAGCAAGAGAGaaaagaattagaagaaaaagaagctcACTCTGAACGAAGGAAACGGGTCTTCGAAAATGTGGGAGCTGAGAGAAACGGAGATGAACACGCCCTTCTGTTCCTGAATCTCTGAAACAATCTAGCGTCTTCGATTGACAAAGATAGCCGCACATTACAAAATTACGTTACTGCCCTTTCCTCTTTTCGGGTTAATAAACTGGACCAGGCTAATTTCCTTACGACGATGGAGTTCGCGCGAAACGGTGTCGTTTCGCTTCTAGATTTTTCATTTCCCCTACCGATGAAAAACGAAAGGTTCGAAGGGGAAAACCGAGGATCTTCAACTACAATTCACAGGTAAAGATACTTCCCTTGTTGAGATCATATTGAACAACAATTTTTTGTGTTCTGTatttcatcttcctctattatTAGTAATTTTCACCGTTTATTTGAATTCTTCGTTTCTTTGTTCAGCTGAAGATAGTTATGATTAGAATTCAGAATTCAGAAAACTGTGTTGATTATGATGTTACTGTTCGTTCTTATATTATATGATATTATATACTTAGTGGCATTTACTATTTAGCACCATGATATCacagttgcattcatatagtcACAGTGTGATTAATGATtactaataatattaatatgtttttatttttgctgtTCATCTTCTGTTCGATATTTTGATTCTTAAGAGAGGATCAGTAAAACAGGTCAGAGTCATGGCTGCTTCAGAAGCTGTTCTGCAAGTTGTGTGTGGTTCAAGTTCTTATGATTTTCATTATGTGAGGTCCAATAAATCCAATGGATTTAACACAAGGAAAAGAAGTTCAGTGCATGTCCAAGTGCAAATTAGTTCAAGACAATTCTATGCTTCTAAGGGGAAGCATGTGTTTCACGGTACTAATAAATTGGAATCTCTTGTTTGTAACTGGAAACAGGTTGAAAGTGTCAATGGAAACACAAATAACGGTCATGAAGGTGCCTGGTCTAAGTTGGATAAAAGACAGAATTCAGGTTCTCTTGATGAGATTGTGACTGAGAGTGCACGACTTGGAGAAGTGATGGGGTTAGATGTTGCGGTAAAACATGATAATGGAGGTTTTACATCCAAGGACAAGTTGCATATTGATGGACTTCGTAGAGATTCATTGAACAAGTTCAGCGAGAATTCGATAGAGGATGAAGCATGGGATTTACTGAGGAGCTCTATTGTTTATTACTGTAATAATCCCATTGGAATCATTGCTGCTAATGATCCTAGCAGTACTGTTATATTGAACTATGATCAGGTCTTTATCCGTGACTTTGTACCTTCTGGGATAGCTTTCCTCTTGAAAGGGGAGTATGTATAGTGCGGAGTTTTATTCTTCATACCCTTCGGTTACAGGTAATTTCTTGAAATTTTACTTGATGGTTTATTCATCTTTACTAGTTATGCTAGTTGGTAGGGTAATAACTAATCAGGTTTTGGCAGAGTTGGGAGAAAACCATGGATTGTCATAGTCCTCGGCAAGGTTTGATGCCTGCTAGTTTCAAGGTGCGGACTATTCTCCTAGATGGAGGTGATGCTGCAACCGAAGATGTCTTCGATCCTGATTTTGGTGAAGCTGATTGGTCGTGTTGCACACTTGCACCAGTTGATTCTGGTGGCAATTCTTACTGCTCTATGACTCTTAATTATTAGTTCATACATGaatccttcttctttttctcccttttttgaaattttaattttcctgATGCTGCATTAAGTAGTAGCACTATAGTATTCTATTGGCAGGATTATGGTGGATTATATTGTTGTGAGCATATGGAAAATGCACTGGAGACTTATCCGTGCAAGAGAGAGTTGATGTGCAAACTGGAATTAAGATGATTTTAAAGGGGTGCCTGGCTGATGGTTTTGATATGTTTCCTACTTTGCTGGTAACCAATGGTTCATGTATGACTGATCGTCGGATGGGAATACATGGTCAGCCTTTGGAGATACAAGTTAGTTGCTCCTAGTTTTGCTTCTAAAATAGCCATCTTCTTATGAGGATATGGACCCTAGCCAATGAATACTAATTTGAAACTCCATGCTTGTTTTTGTTCCAAAAGGCATTGTTTTATTCAGCACTACTTTGTGCACGTGAGATGCTTACTCCAGAAGATGGATCAGCTGATCTTATTCGAGCACTTCACAATCGTCTAGTTGCATTATCATTTCATATAAGGGAGTATTACTGGATTGATATGAGAAAAGT
This window of the Arachis duranensis cultivar V14167 unplaced genomic scaffold, aradu.V14167.gnm2.J7QH unplaced_Scaffold_232527, whole genome shotgun sequence genome carries:
- the LOC127744214 gene encoding uncharacterized protein LOC127744214, which produces MAITETMEKEVIETMQEEAKVAKISEEEADQHGGKELYHNASSVKSCDKSQVVKSRTDNSIITKPEIEELCSKNDSLSFDVVNCKVVETFTTPFRDETRRSGSSRLEEPDRLRVVSPVRRTDYEDGRSDHRRRSNNVDFAPYTDGAVSSKFQWDNLLEAKQLENATSSSSGFVYRFSGSGPMGPTGPPRSYGGFVSQQRENGGVHLPPRHCEHQQVGYGLSVSQPYTSALTPSPPPSLFGGQLGLLRSVGIGTDGDFEHVHVQIPKPNSVKVSNNNTHCSIMNRVLQRRERSDGVPCSNNGGFMSSRFQRPSIVDSIVEKIDGALGNIDSLRKGTPWKEEVKDAEQHFVEPLCCSKHVVPEYGTEDGHRDSEEGWSLRAYEKNAYTYSDYQGNCKVLPVLDHDQYVYKHGGVLDDKLMKTEVEMFDLGYGHGGKTFENQIWNAFPAASPHCHKRPQKSSYSTEPEERTPRKKEIIIQKIVTKRLRDTSGRMIHLPSSLGSCHRNVHARLGRRVLAEEEPCEAVKRIKKKELKRNLCELSRSVPGSDPSESEVKETSKHSKRSKSEPPEDSKEFKQLVQNAFFKFVRLLNENPSQRRKYIDRGGVDTLRCTLCGSKSKEFANTHSLAMHAFNSTKARHRAEHLGFHKALCVLLGWRDTPASDGLWVRQALPASEASNLKNDLIIWPPVVLIHNSSVTNSNPDKRVIISIEGLEAILNGMGFGGGKTKVSRGKPANYSILVVTFNATFSGLQEAERLHKFYSDKRHGRAEFQQIDDEGTQGTHSTNLHKENVLYGYLGNAEDLDKLDFESKKHSVVKSKKDIQAIVDDTLKAS
- the LOC127744193 gene encoding uncharacterized protein LOC127744193, giving the protein MSEPPFRPREKLVEKQKYFQNIHKHTYLKGPYDKITSVAIPVALAATSLYMIGRGIYNMSHGIGKKE